The following are encoded in a window of Mustela nigripes isolate SB6536 chromosome 3, MUSNIG.SB6536, whole genome shotgun sequence genomic DNA:
- the UBXN2B gene encoding UBX domain-containing protein 2B isoform X1, which produces MAEGGGPEPGEQERSSGPRPPSARDLQLALAELYEDEVKCKSSKSDRPKATVFKSPRTPPQRFYSSEHEYSGLHIVRPSTGKIVNELFKEAREHGAVPLNEATRASGDNKSKSFTGGGYRLGNSFCKRSEYIYGENQLQDVQILLKLWSNGFSLDDGELRPYNDPPNAQFLESVKRGEIPLELQRLVHGGHVNLDMEDHQDQEYIKPRLRFKAFSGEGQKLGSLTPEIVSTPSSPEEEDKSILNAVVLIDDSVPTTKIQIRLADGSRLIQRFNSTHRILDVRDFIIQSRPEFATLDFILVTSFPNKELTDESLTLQEADILNTVILQQLK; this is translated from the exons TTGGCCTTGGCAGAATTATATGAAGATGAAGTGAAATGCAAATCTTCCAAATCTGATAGACCTAAAGCTACAGTCTTTAAAAGCCCACGAACACCACCTCAAAg GTTCTATTCAAGTGAACATGAATACAGTGGATTACATATAGTTCGACCTTCAACTGGAAAAATTGTGAATGAACTTTTCAAAGAGGCAAGAGAACATGGGGCTGTCCCTCTGAATGAAGCCACAAGAGCTTCTGGTGATAACAAATCTAAG TCATTTACAGGTGGAGGATACAGATTGGGTAATTCCTTTTGTAAGCGATCTGAATACATCTATGGAGAAAATCAATTGCAAGAT GTTCAGATTTTGCTTAAACTATGGAGCAATGGTTTCAGTTTAGATGATGGAGAACTGAGACCTTATAATGACCCACCAAATGCTCAATTTCTGGAGTCTGTTAAAAGAGG agagattcCCTTGGAGCTTCAGCGGCTTGTTCATGGTGGCCACGTGAATTTGGATATGGAGGACCATCAGGATCAAGAGTACATAAAACCTAGATTGAGGTTCAAGGCTTTTAGTGGAGAAGGACAAAAACTTGGAAG CCTTACCCCTGAAATAGTCAGTACGCCTTCATCCCCAGAAGAGGAGGATAAGTCAATACTTAATGCGGTTGTTCTTATTGATGATTCTGTGccaacaacaaaaattcaaatCAGATTAGCAGATGGGAGTCGTTTGATACAAAGATTCAATAGTACACACAG GATCCTGGATGTCCGGGACTTTATTATACAGTCCCGTCCTGAATTTGCGACTCTTGACTTTATTCTTGTGACTTCATTTCCAAATAAAGAGCTAACAGATGAAAGCCTGACACTACAAGAAGCAGATATTCTTAACACTGTGATACTCCAGCAACTAAAATAA
- the UBXN2B gene encoding UBX domain-containing protein 2B isoform X2 — MAEGGGPEPGEQERSSGPRPPSARDLQLALAELYEDEVKCKSSKSDRPKATVFKSPRTPPQRFYSSEHEYSGLHIVRPSTGKIVNELFKEAREHGAVPLNEATRASGDNKSKSFTGGGYRLGNSFCKRSEYIYGENQLQDVQILLKLWSNGFSLDDGELRPYNDPPNAQFLESVKRGLTPEIVSTPSSPEEEDKSILNAVVLIDDSVPTTKIQIRLADGSRLIQRFNSTHRILDVRDFIIQSRPEFATLDFILVTSFPNKELTDESLTLQEADILNTVILQQLK; from the exons TTGGCCTTGGCAGAATTATATGAAGATGAAGTGAAATGCAAATCTTCCAAATCTGATAGACCTAAAGCTACAGTCTTTAAAAGCCCACGAACACCACCTCAAAg GTTCTATTCAAGTGAACATGAATACAGTGGATTACATATAGTTCGACCTTCAACTGGAAAAATTGTGAATGAACTTTTCAAAGAGGCAAGAGAACATGGGGCTGTCCCTCTGAATGAAGCCACAAGAGCTTCTGGTGATAACAAATCTAAG TCATTTACAGGTGGAGGATACAGATTGGGTAATTCCTTTTGTAAGCGATCTGAATACATCTATGGAGAAAATCAATTGCAAGAT GTTCAGATTTTGCTTAAACTATGGAGCAATGGTTTCAGTTTAGATGATGGAGAACTGAGACCTTATAATGACCCACCAAATGCTCAATTTCTGGAGTCTGTTAAAAGAGG CCTTACCCCTGAAATAGTCAGTACGCCTTCATCCCCAGAAGAGGAGGATAAGTCAATACTTAATGCGGTTGTTCTTATTGATGATTCTGTGccaacaacaaaaattcaaatCAGATTAGCAGATGGGAGTCGTTTGATACAAAGATTCAATAGTACACACAG GATCCTGGATGTCCGGGACTTTATTATACAGTCCCGTCCTGAATTTGCGACTCTTGACTTTATTCTTGTGACTTCATTTCCAAATAAAGAGCTAACAGATGAAAGCCTGACACTACAAGAAGCAGATATTCTTAACACTGTGATACTCCAGCAACTAAAATAA